In the genome of Ancylomarina subtilis, one region contains:
- a CDS encoding ComEC/Rec2 family competence protein: MSFREFLHQVPFLRLLLPLTLGTVLAEFFLLPDYLIFIFIAFAFVGLCLFQLIPVFRKSYAYFYVFGLFIFLLIFSFGQFRVNQINSAMQLYNTDSISSFKGKLKRSPDEKANSLACVIELDAVNKRGVWERERVLVLLYLAKDSLSRSLKFGDQILVSSKLNRVRNSGNPNEFDYATYLKHQSILYSSYASGNQWCITERDEGVSLKGLALGWREKLLRIYKRTGLKDEAYEILAALTLGAREEVSDDVKQVWTSAGATHVLAVSGLHVGIIFGIMQFLFSFMKGSKIGRILRAVILIMSLWLYALLTGLSPSVMRAACMFSILALGLAINRKGTIYNSLSVSAFLLLIIDPYVLFQVGFQFSYLAVVSIVFFQPKFEDLFQFHSFIPRWSWKLFTVSVAAQIGTFPLAVFYFHQFPTYFFLSNFVIIPFAGLLIYGSVFLLIFSEVNVLSKALSFLLQHFVEWIHWLIYQIQALPGSLLEKITFSPFQVILIYAFIIGLTVCIWWNRRRVVHFSLVCLIALKLTSLSALFLNPSTEMVVFNAHKHTVVCLRDRQQLFVLSDTILNEKMKTRLIYPYAMARGVKHYQYDTLKENDWRVIDDQFIAVLGTSALGASVSDLPLDYIILRNNAYKREEHLLAPVSGVIIRDGSNYRVSTNGLKADIWDTQKLGAYMAEFSYD; encoded by the coding sequence ATGTCTTTCAGGGAGTTTCTACATCAGGTGCCTTTTTTGCGCTTATTGCTACCACTTACCTTGGGCACTGTTTTGGCAGAGTTTTTTTTACTGCCAGATTATCTAATATTCATTTTTATAGCCTTTGCTTTTGTTGGTTTGTGTTTATTCCAATTGATACCCGTTTTTCGTAAATCTTATGCTTATTTCTATGTCTTTGGTCTTTTTATCTTTTTACTGATTTTTAGTTTTGGTCAGTTTCGAGTTAACCAGATCAACTCTGCAATGCAATTATATAACACTGACTCCATCTCATCTTTTAAAGGAAAATTGAAGCGTAGCCCCGATGAAAAAGCAAATTCATTGGCCTGTGTTATTGAATTGGATGCTGTAAATAAAAGGGGTGTTTGGGAAAGGGAAAGAGTTCTGGTACTCCTGTATTTGGCTAAAGATTCTTTGTCAAGATCGTTGAAGTTTGGTGATCAAATTTTGGTTTCGTCCAAACTTAATCGTGTGAGAAATAGTGGTAATCCTAACGAGTTTGATTATGCTACTTATTTAAAACACCAGTCTATTTTGTATTCGTCTTATGCGTCGGGTAATCAGTGGTGTATAACAGAAAGAGATGAAGGTGTCAGTTTGAAAGGTCTGGCCTTGGGCTGGAGAGAAAAGTTATTGCGCATTTATAAAAGAACAGGTTTAAAGGATGAGGCCTATGAAATTTTAGCCGCACTAACTTTGGGGGCCAGAGAGGAAGTTTCAGATGATGTGAAACAGGTTTGGACTTCAGCCGGCGCTACGCATGTCCTGGCAGTTTCGGGCTTGCATGTAGGGATCATCTTTGGCATTATGCAATTTCTCTTTAGTTTTATGAAGGGCTCAAAAATAGGGCGTATTCTACGGGCTGTCATATTGATTATGAGTTTGTGGTTGTATGCTTTACTGACAGGTTTGTCGCCTTCGGTAATGCGTGCTGCTTGTATGTTCTCTATACTTGCCCTGGGATTAGCCATCAATCGAAAGGGAACCATTTACAATTCATTATCCGTATCTGCTTTTCTTTTACTGATCATAGACCCCTATGTTTTGTTTCAGGTGGGGTTCCAGTTTTCTTATTTGGCAGTTGTAAGTATCGTTTTCTTTCAGCCGAAATTTGAGGATTTATTTCAGTTTCACTCTTTTATTCCACGTTGGTCGTGGAAATTGTTTACCGTGTCAGTGGCAGCGCAGATTGGCACTTTCCCTTTAGCGGTTTTCTACTTTCATCAGTTTCCTACTTATTTTTTTCTGTCCAATTTTGTAATCATTCCTTTTGCCGGACTTTTAATTTATGGCTCCGTTTTCTTATTGATATTTTCAGAGGTCAATGTTTTATCTAAAGCATTATCCTTTCTTTTGCAGCATTTTGTTGAGTGGATTCATTGGTTGATTTATCAGATTCAGGCTTTGCCTGGTTCTCTCCTTGAGAAAATTACATTTTCACCTTTTCAAGTCATCCTTATATATGCCTTTATTATTGGACTGACTGTTTGTATTTGGTGGAACAGAAGAAGAGTTGTTCATTTTAGTCTGGTTTGCCTGATCGCTTTAAAACTAACATCATTATCAGCTCTATTTCTAAACCCCTCAACAGAAATGGTTGTATTTAATGCCCATAAGCATACTGTTGTTTGTCTTAGAGATCGACAGCAGCTTTTTGTTCTGAGTGATACAATTCTTAACGAAAAAATGAAGACGCGTTTGATCTATCCATATGCTATGGCTAGAGGTGTGAAGCATTATCAATACGATACATTAAAAGAAAATGATTGGCGTGTGATTGATGATCAGTTTATTGCAGTGCTTGGAACGTCTGCTTTAGGTGCGTCTGTTTCTGATTTACCCCTTGATTATATTATTCTACGCAATAATGCCTATAAAAGAGAGGAGCACTTACTAGCCCCTGTGAGTGGTGTGATTATTCGTGATGGATCCAATTATAGAGTAAGCACCAATGGTTTGAAAGCTGATATTTGGGATACCCAAAAGTTGGGAGCTTATATGGCTGAATTCAGTTACGATTAA
- the def gene encoding peptide deformylase, producing MILPITIYGHPVLRKVAKDIDKDYPDLEKFMADMWQTMYFADGVGLAAPQVGRSIRMFVIDCSTFADEEPELEGFKKMFINAKITERTGEEWSMSEGCLSIPGLNEDVVRPESIKIEYYDENWEFHEEEYSGFAARVIQHEYDHLDGIMFTDHCSPLRKRLLKSKLTGISKGKFSAKYRFNLAK from the coding sequence ATGATTTTACCCATTACAATTTACGGGCATCCGGTATTAAGAAAAGTAGCAAAGGATATTGATAAGGATTATCCGGATTTGGAGAAATTTATGGCAGATATGTGGCAAACCATGTATTTTGCAGATGGTGTTGGTTTGGCTGCACCTCAGGTTGGGCGTTCAATTCGTATGTTTGTTATCGATTGTTCAACTTTTGCTGATGAGGAGCCAGAGTTGGAAGGTTTCAAAAAGATGTTTATCAATGCAAAGATTACCGAGCGCACAGGCGAGGAGTGGAGCATGTCAGAAGGTTGTCTGAGTATTCCAGGATTGAACGAAGATGTTGTGCGCCCTGAAAGCATAAAGATTGAGTATTACGATGAAAACTGGGAGTTTCACGAAGAAGAATATTCCGGTTTTGCGGCTCGCGTTATTCAACACGAGTACGATCACCTGGATGGTATCATGTTTACCGATCATTGTTCTCCTTTACGTAAGCGTCTTTTAAAATCGAAGCTGACAGGTATTTCAAAAGGGAAGTTTAGTGCAAAATATCGATTCAATTTGGCAAAATAA
- the ruvX gene encoding Holliday junction resolvase RuvX: MARLLAIDYGRKRVGLAVSDPMQIIANGLDTVHAKDVLDYLQKYMETEEVECIVVGHPKQLNNEDSESMKYLKPFLGQLKKRFPDMPIEMVDERFTSKLAFQTMIDGGMTKKQRQNKAVIDKISATIILQSYMEARRNMF; the protein is encoded by the coding sequence TTGGCAAGACTTTTAGCAATTGATTACGGTAGAAAAAGAGTGGGGTTAGCTGTTAGCGATCCAATGCAAATCATTGCAAACGGTTTGGATACAGTCCATGCTAAAGATGTTTTGGATTATCTTCAAAAGTATATGGAAACTGAAGAGGTTGAGTGTATTGTTGTAGGTCACCCCAAACAATTGAATAACGAGGATAGCGAATCGATGAAATATTTGAAACCTTTTCTGGGGCAGTTGAAGAAGCGATTTCCGGATATGCCTATCGAAATGGTGGATGAACGTTTTACATCCAAGCTGGCTTTTCAGACGATGATAGATGGAGGGATGACCAAGAAACAACGTCAGAATAAGGCAGTTATCGATAAGATTAGTGCGACCATCATACTTCAGTCGTATATGGAAGCCAGAAGGAATATGTTTTAA
- a CDS encoding TolC family protein: MKNKIILLILLFSSIASLGQQQKDYHIAILGDKQIPETILLLKQLKEEIKSVVGQSANIVFKDSFVLLNDLNLEKAKNNYQNMLESKDVDLILSFGSVNNFVIAKNKTFPKPVILFGAINDDFITFPEGQVTSNTPNLTYILTPQSYKRDLLQFKEIFPYQKIGIVLDKYLTDIYPVKNTLDEVFKDIDSDYILIPINQVSDLDGQLESLDAIYLSGGIFFTKNEQIALVQKFNDKKLPTFTSIDKYFSDCGILLTSQPVNNLDQFFRRIALNIEAAVNGDNLSHLPIYLDIDSKLSLNIETAFQINFPLKYSFLLQTNIVGNAKRLSSQKRYSLPDVMHQVLEQNLNLKAEQKNIELSAEEVKLSKSEYLPNLSASASGTHIDPDLAEVSNGSNPEYSTSGNIKLEQVIFSEQASANIKIQKELEKATKESYNSSEKNAILDAGIAYYSALIAKANFLINDENLRVTRKNYEIAQQKYDAGQTGKSDVLRWKSELARATQSIVNGYTSLNQSFNELNQILNNPIGLKIDVFNTEENELGRTKREHWKFFNLLDDPFLREKFTHFVEELAIENAHELKALQYNISATKRLETLYQRSKFLPTVGFQGQYNHTFTRDGKGSTYPIGFSGAPDGYYNLGVQVTLPIFQKNQRNINRQKSFIQREQLNFQKDEAIVSIKKNVNDMILSILSQYSSIELSQVSTEAAKESLELMQVSYSNGAIGITSLIDSQQAYFQAQQQQANATYNFQLSILQLERIMSYFFILHSEEENQAFINRVKEKIVR; encoded by the coding sequence ATGAAGAACAAAATCATCCTTCTCATTCTGTTGTTTTCATCAATTGCCAGTTTAGGACAGCAACAGAAAGATTACCACATCGCAATTTTGGGCGATAAACAAATCCCGGAAACCATTCTACTACTCAAACAACTTAAAGAGGAAATCAAATCAGTTGTAGGGCAATCTGCCAATATTGTATTTAAAGATTCTTTCGTCTTGTTGAATGATTTGAACCTTGAAAAAGCAAAAAATAATTACCAAAATATGCTCGAATCTAAGGATGTGGATCTGATTCTTTCTTTTGGTTCGGTAAACAACTTTGTAATTGCAAAAAACAAGACCTTTCCCAAGCCTGTCATTTTATTTGGTGCAATTAACGATGATTTTATCACCTTCCCCGAAGGACAGGTGACTTCGAACACGCCTAACCTGACCTATATACTAACACCACAATCCTACAAAAGAGATCTCCTGCAATTCAAAGAAATATTCCCTTATCAGAAAATTGGGATTGTTCTGGATAAATACCTCACTGACATTTACCCGGTAAAAAATACACTGGATGAGGTCTTCAAGGATATTGACTCTGACTATATTTTGATTCCCATCAATCAGGTTTCCGATCTTGATGGACAATTGGAATCCCTGGATGCCATCTATTTGTCTGGTGGCATTTTCTTCACTAAGAATGAACAGATTGCTTTGGTTCAAAAATTTAATGACAAGAAGCTACCAACATTCACCTCTATAGATAAATACTTTTCTGATTGTGGCATTTTACTGACATCACAACCGGTAAACAATCTAGATCAATTTTTCAGACGTATTGCCTTGAATATTGAAGCGGCTGTGAATGGGGATAATCTGTCCCACCTGCCTATTTATTTGGATATTGACTCAAAACTATCCTTGAATATCGAAACGGCATTTCAAATCAATTTTCCACTAAAATACAGTTTTCTATTACAGACAAATATCGTGGGGAATGCCAAACGCCTTTCGTCTCAAAAGAGATACAGTCTGCCCGATGTCATGCATCAGGTATTGGAACAAAATCTCAACTTAAAAGCTGAACAGAAAAATATTGAATTGTCAGCAGAGGAAGTTAAACTTTCTAAAAGCGAATACCTCCCAAATCTCTCGGCTTCAGCTAGCGGAACACATATCGATCCCGATTTGGCAGAAGTTTCGAATGGATCGAACCCGGAATACAGCACATCCGGTAATATTAAACTCGAACAGGTTATTTTTTCAGAACAGGCAAGTGCCAATATCAAGATTCAGAAAGAGCTTGAAAAAGCAACAAAAGAATCCTATAATTCCAGCGAAAAAAATGCGATTCTGGATGCCGGGATAGCCTACTACAGCGCACTTATTGCCAAGGCAAACTTCTTAATAAACGATGAAAACTTAAGAGTAACCCGTAAGAACTATGAAATCGCTCAACAAAAATATGATGCCGGACAAACCGGGAAATCTGATGTATTAAGATGGAAAAGTGAATTGGCTCGAGCAACACAGAGTATTGTAAACGGGTACACCTCACTGAATCAGTCCTTCAATGAATTGAATCAAATCCTTAACAATCCCATTGGCTTAAAAATTGATGTGTTCAATACGGAAGAAAATGAGCTAGGTCGAACAAAAAGAGAACACTGGAAATTTTTCAACCTCTTAGACGATCCTTTCCTAAGGGAAAAATTCACTCATTTTGTGGAAGAACTCGCAATTGAGAATGCGCATGAATTAAAAGCATTGCAATACAACATTAGCGCAACAAAACGATTGGAAACCTTATATCAGCGAAGCAAATTTTTACCAACAGTGGGTTTTCAAGGGCAATACAATCACACCTTCACCCGAGATGGTAAAGGTTCGACATATCCAATTGGATTTTCAGGAGCTCCTGATGGCTATTACAATCTGGGTGTACAGGTGACTCTTCCCATCTTTCAGAAAAACCAGAGAAATATAAACCGCCAAAAATCATTTATTCAACGGGAACAATTGAATTTTCAGAAAGATGAAGCAATCGTTTCGATCAAGAAAAATGTGAACGATATGATTTTATCCATACTAAGTCAGTATTCCAGCATCGAACTTTCGCAAGTCTCAACCGAGGCCGCCAAAGAAAGTCTTGAATTGATGCAGGTTTCCTACTCCAACGGAGCCATAGGTATTACCTCTTTAATTGATTCCCAACAGGCCTATTTTCAGGCTCAGCAGCAACAAGCCAATGCGACCTATAATTTTCAGTTAAGCATTTTGCAACTTGAGAGAATCATGTCGTACTTCTTTATTCTCCATTCCGAAGAAGAAAATCAGGCTTTTATCAATCGTGTTAAAGAAAAAATTGTTCGATAA
- a CDS encoding efflux RND transporter periplasmic adaptor subunit encodes MKPIYHILILSVLLLETACSNKKEPVQKEKLRPVKYAEVSYSGIGQVRSFNGTARSDKEINLSFRTSGILTTLNIAAGQKVHKGDLLAQIDNSEARLSLEQSLSALNSAKANLNTSTSTLERTKTLFEKGSASLSDYENAKSSFASAEANYESAKRTVEIQKKQVGYGIIYAPADGVIASKNVENNENVGAGSLIAVLNAGSFMEISLGLPENVINRVHKGMKITAKFPALQGKVFNGIVNEIAPSIESGTATYPVRIKLSGETSEIKSGMAANITFTFPKSDNQEVLIVPISAVGEDSKGKFVYLIEKENNAVGIIKKQHFTLGDLSPAGFEVKSGLKSGQIVATAGLQTLLDGQKVSLK; translated from the coding sequence ATGAAACCAATATATCACATCTTAATCCTTTCAGTTTTACTATTGGAAACAGCCTGTTCCAACAAAAAAGAGCCCGTACAAAAAGAGAAATTACGCCCGGTGAAATATGCCGAGGTGAGCTATTCAGGTATCGGTCAGGTTAGATCATTTAATGGAACGGCCAGGTCTGACAAGGAAATTAACCTAAGTTTCAGAACCAGTGGTATCCTAACCACATTGAATATTGCTGCCGGACAAAAAGTTCATAAAGGCGATTTATTGGCTCAAATCGATAATTCTGAAGCTCGTTTGTCTTTAGAACAATCTCTTTCAGCCTTAAACAGTGCCAAAGCCAATCTAAACACAAGCACCTCTACTTTAGAGAGAACCAAAACTCTTTTTGAAAAGGGAAGTGCATCGCTTAGCGATTACGAGAATGCAAAATCCTCATTTGCCTCAGCCGAAGCCAACTACGAATCAGCTAAACGAACCGTTGAAATACAGAAAAAACAGGTGGGTTACGGTATCATTTACGCCCCAGCTGACGGTGTGATTGCTTCAAAGAATGTGGAGAATAACGAAAATGTCGGGGCAGGTAGCCTTATTGCAGTTTTAAACGCTGGCAGCTTCATGGAAATCAGCCTGGGTTTGCCGGAAAATGTGATCAACCGCGTGCATAAGGGTATGAAAATCACTGCTAAGTTTCCTGCGCTTCAAGGCAAAGTATTTAATGGTATTGTCAACGAAATAGCGCCTTCTATTGAGAGCGGAACCGCAACATATCCCGTACGTATCAAGCTTTCGGGGGAAACATCCGAAATAAAATCGGGAATGGCTGCTAACATCACCTTCACCTTTCCAAAGTCCGATAATCAAGAAGTTTTAATCGTGCCAATTTCTGCTGTAGGTGAAGACAGCAAAGGTAAGTTTGTATATCTCATCGAAAAAGAAAACAATGCGGTGGGTATCATTAAAAAACAACATTTTACACTTGGAGATCTGTCTCCTGCCGGCTTCGAAGTGAAAAGCGGACTCAAATCCGGACAAATTGTTGCCACTGCAGGATTGCAAACCCTGCTCGATGGACAAAAAGTTAGTCTTAAATAA
- a CDS encoding efflux RND transporter permease subunit, which produces MNLTKFAIEKSRITFTLLAVVVIMGLALYKSLPRDSMPPYTVRVATIVSSFPGASPERVELLVTDKIEKKTQEIPEVKEINSTSRTGLSVVTVTLKDEVGPEQLQNIWDKLRRKLDGIRDLPKGVKPDLNDDDIGVVYGIIVGLISDGYSYTEMKDFADDLRDDLIKLDDAAKVEFGGAQAERVFIEFDESQLKEYGLTSTSLQNVIASTNILDSGGEVNLEDEKIILEPTGNYNSLEDIRNTLIPVGDGKQVVQLRDITSIRKAYIEPANSIVHVNGKPAISLAISLIDGANIIKLGEEVDKVINKWNQELPIGLKVQRLSSLDTFVNKSIGNFIGNLIQSIVIVLVVMLIFLGLRTGLIVASLIPLVTIMTLMLMGLINMGLNQVTLAALIMALGMMVDNAIVVSESIMVKMEKGIAVKEAAISSCSELLIPLLISTLTTSVAFLSFFLADSVMGDIMGPIFVVITLALLSSWIVSLTIITMLCYLFLKVKPKGERKPGLMDRMFDTLKLYYKSLILLALDFKRSVIIGIFALFFLSLFGFGLVPFDFFPDSDRNMITININLPLGTKIEKTETVVKKIESFIADSLLVNESRSEGIADWSSFIGQGPKSYDLGYSQDEANSSYAHILVNTSTFQVNNEMITRLDDYCFSHFPNADIKVGPLAAGGGGTPIEIKISGKDPDILSVLSEQIKSRLSVIKGTKNVKDDWGPKTKKFIIDINQNNAQMAGITNQDIATSLKTVLDGFKTGEYRENDKNIPILLRGFSNQEQTYESIETMNVFAQKSGRSVPLSQLASIVPQWQYAKIKRLNLIRSINVSSELNEYGNASDIMAELNPWLDEQTQNWPEGYVYELGGDSKRTSENMGAVIDYLPLSAFIILLLLVIQFNSFRKTLMVVSTIPLGVIGVVIGLIVLRSYFGFMAFLGVISLAGIVINNAIVLIDRIEIEINELKRTPQDAVIAACLQRFRPILLTTFTTSLGLIPLYLGGGLMWEPMAASIMIGLLFGTIITLVFIPSFYSILYKVSYKDYVFKNDLLED; this is translated from the coding sequence ATGAATCTGACAAAATTCGCCATTGAAAAAAGCCGAATTACTTTCACACTGCTTGCTGTAGTGGTGATCATGGGATTAGCTTTATACAAATCATTACCCAGAGACAGTATGCCTCCCTATACGGTTAGAGTTGCAACAATTGTCTCCTCCTTTCCTGGAGCAAGCCCCGAACGCGTCGAACTTTTAGTCACCGATAAAATCGAAAAAAAAACACAGGAGATACCTGAAGTTAAAGAGATAAACAGCACCTCAAGAACGGGACTATCCGTTGTTACAGTCACACTAAAAGACGAAGTCGGACCCGAACAGCTTCAAAACATTTGGGATAAACTCAGACGTAAACTCGATGGCATACGCGACTTGCCTAAAGGTGTTAAGCCTGATTTGAACGACGATGATATTGGTGTTGTTTATGGCATTATTGTAGGCCTGATTAGCGATGGCTATTCCTATACCGAAATGAAGGATTTTGCTGACGATCTTCGCGATGATCTGATTAAACTGGATGATGCTGCCAAAGTTGAGTTTGGTGGTGCCCAAGCAGAACGGGTGTTTATCGAATTTGATGAATCCCAACTAAAAGAATATGGTTTAACTTCAACCTCTCTTCAAAATGTGATTGCCTCCACCAATATACTTGATTCTGGTGGTGAAGTTAATCTTGAAGATGAGAAAATCATACTGGAACCAACCGGGAACTACAACTCGCTTGAGGACATCCGAAACACCCTGATTCCAGTTGGCGATGGTAAACAAGTGGTGCAGCTTCGCGATATTACGAGCATCCGAAAAGCCTATATCGAGCCTGCTAATTCCATTGTACATGTGAATGGAAAGCCTGCTATTTCATTAGCAATTTCGCTGATTGATGGTGCCAACATTATCAAACTTGGCGAAGAAGTGGACAAAGTTATAAACAAATGGAATCAGGAACTCCCTATTGGATTAAAGGTTCAGAGACTCTCTTCACTAGATACCTTTGTCAACAAGAGCATTGGGAATTTTATTGGTAATCTGATTCAATCCATTGTGATTGTTTTGGTTGTGATGCTGATATTTCTTGGATTAAGAACCGGACTGATTGTTGCCAGTTTAATTCCTCTTGTCACCATTATGACATTGATGCTAATGGGCCTTATCAACATGGGACTAAACCAGGTAACCCTTGCAGCACTGATTATGGCTCTGGGAATGATGGTAGACAATGCCATTGTGGTTTCCGAATCCATCATGGTGAAAATGGAAAAGGGAATTGCCGTTAAGGAGGCAGCCATTTCTTCCTGTTCTGAACTCCTGATCCCCCTTTTAATATCAACACTAACAACCTCGGTTGCTTTTCTATCCTTCTTCCTGGCCGACTCGGTTATGGGCGACATTATGGGACCTATTTTCGTGGTAATTACGTTGGCTTTACTTTCCTCATGGATCGTATCCCTAACTATTATTACGATGCTGTGCTACCTTTTCTTAAAGGTTAAACCCAAGGGAGAAAGAAAGCCCGGTTTAATGGATCGCATGTTTGATACCTTAAAATTGTATTACAAATCACTTATCTTGCTGGCTCTGGATTTCAAACGCAGCGTCATTATAGGCATATTTGCCCTATTTTTTCTGTCACTCTTCGGTTTTGGACTGGTTCCTTTCGACTTCTTTCCTGATAGCGATCGTAATATGATCACCATCAATATCAATTTACCTTTAGGTACAAAAATCGAAAAAACTGAAACCGTCGTTAAAAAAATAGAAAGCTTTATTGCCGATAGTCTATTGGTGAACGAATCCCGATCAGAGGGCATTGCCGATTGGTCATCCTTCATCGGTCAGGGACCTAAATCATACGATTTAGGATATTCGCAGGATGAAGCGAACTCGAGTTACGCCCATATCCTCGTCAACACCAGCACATTTCAAGTCAACAATGAGATGATTACCCGGCTGGACGACTACTGTTTTTCCCACTTTCCCAATGCCGATATTAAGGTTGGTCCATTGGCTGCAGGCGGTGGCGGAACTCCCATCGAGATTAAAATTTCAGGAAAAGATCCCGATATCCTCTCGGTATTATCGGAGCAAATCAAATCAAGACTCTCTGTCATAAAGGGAACAAAAAATGTGAAAGATGACTGGGGGCCCAAAACAAAAAAATTCATCATCGATATCAATCAAAACAATGCACAAATGGCAGGCATAACCAATCAGGATATTGCCACCTCACTTAAAACAGTATTGGATGGATTCAAAACCGGGGAATATCGCGAAAATGATAAAAACATTCCGATTCTACTGAGAGGATTTTCGAATCAGGAACAGACTTATGAGTCAATCGAAACCATGAATGTTTTCGCACAAAAATCAGGACGAAGTGTGCCACTTTCGCAGCTTGCTTCTATTGTGCCTCAATGGCAATATGCCAAAATCAAGCGCTTAAATCTGATTCGAAGCATCAACGTTTCAAGTGAGCTTAATGAATACGGGAATGCTTCAGATATAATGGCAGAGCTTAATCCATGGCTCGACGAACAAACACAAAATTGGCCGGAAGGTTATGTCTACGAATTGGGTGGTGACAGCAAGAGAACCTCTGAAAATATGGGGGCTGTGATTGATTATTTGCCACTATCCGCCTTCATTATTCTGCTTCTCTTGGTTATTCAGTTCAATTCGTTCCGAAAAACACTGATGGTTGTCAGTACCATTCCATTGGGTGTGATTGGTGTGGTTATTGGATTGATTGTGCTTCGCTCCTACTTTGGATTTATGGCCTTCCTGGGGGTGATTTCTCTGGCAGGTATTGTCATCAACAATGCCATCGTACTCATCGACAGAATTGAAATTGAGATAAATGAATTAAAACGAACGCCTCAGGATGCAGTAATAGCAGCCTGTTTGCAACGCTTTCGTCCTATTCTATTGACCACTTTCACAACTTCGCTGGGTTTAATTCCTTTGTATTTAGGCGGTGGACTCATGTGGGAACCTATGGCAGCATCAATCATGATTGGACTTCTGTTCGGAACCATCATTACCTTGGTATTTATTCCATCATTCTATAGCATCCTTTATAAGGTGAGCTATAAAGATTACGTTTTCAAAAATGATTTATTAGAGGACTAG
- a CDS encoding DoxX family protein produces MKRLLHTGTNDNYLDFLSLILRVSIAAFMLTHGLGKLNLLFSGNEIQFADPFGLGATFSLALTVFAEVLCSILIGLGLLTRLASIPLIITMLVAVFMIHADDPFAKKEFALLYLLIYLVVFVVGSRKFSLDYLLQKKK; encoded by the coding sequence ATGAAACGATTATTACATACAGGAACAAACGACAACTACTTAGACTTCTTAAGCCTTATATTGAGAGTAAGCATTGCAGCCTTCATGCTAACACATGGCTTGGGAAAGCTTAACCTCCTATTTTCGGGCAATGAGATTCAATTTGCCGACCCATTCGGATTGGGCGCCACTTTCTCTTTGGCACTTACTGTTTTTGCAGAGGTTCTATGTTCCATTCTAATTGGATTGGGTCTGTTAACGCGTTTGGCTTCTATTCCTCTCATCATTACCATGCTAGTGGCTGTTTTTATGATTCACGCTGATGATCCTTTTGCAAAAAAGGAATTTGCCCTACTTTACCTGCTTATTTACTTGGTTGTATTTGTTGTAGGTAGCCGTAAATTTTCACTTGACTATCTCCTTCAGAAGAAAAAATAA
- a CDS encoding FKBP-type peptidyl-prolyl cis-trans isomerase produces the protein MKYSLLAIVCAFLFSCSSGPEKDFSTINEKQITDYIKTNKLEAIKCESGLYYVIDEAGEGVQPTSASTVQVAYRGHYLDGEVFDESSERGISFPLNRVIKGWTEGITYFKEGGKGMLLVPSHLGYGPYDTRGIPGGSVLIFDIHLIEVKK, from the coding sequence ATGAAATATAGTTTATTAGCCATTGTATGTGCCTTTTTATTTTCTTGCTCAAGTGGGCCTGAGAAAGATTTCTCGACTATAAATGAGAAACAAATTACCGATTATATAAAGACCAATAAGCTGGAAGCAATAAAGTGTGAGTCTGGTTTGTATTATGTGATTGATGAGGCAGGCGAGGGTGTTCAACCCACAAGTGCATCCACTGTTCAGGTAGCCTATAGAGGGCATTATTTAGATGGTGAAGTTTTCGACGAGAGTAGTGAAAGAGGCATCTCTTTCCCATTAAATAGAGTTATAAAAGGATGGACAGAAGGTATCACCTATTTTAAAGAAGGCGGAAAAGGAATGCTTTTGGTTCCTTCTCACTTAGGCTATGGACCCTATGATACAAGAGGCATTCCAGGTGGCTCTGTTTTAATCTTCGATATTCATTTGATAGAAGTCAAGAAGTAA
- a CDS encoding BlaI/MecI/CopY family transcriptional regulator — protein sequence MNVKSLTKAEEQIMQIIWKLREAIVKDILAEFEGSKPAYTTIATVLTVLEKKGFVSHRKIGNSKLFTATISKSEYTKFQVTSLLGNYFGGSFPKLASFFAKENDMDISDLEKVLKEAEKEMKKDQEKN from the coding sequence ATGAACGTAAAATCATTGACAAAAGCGGAAGAACAAATCATGCAAATAATCTGGAAATTGCGCGAAGCTATTGTTAAGGATATACTTGCAGAATTTGAAGGATCAAAACCTGCCTATACGACCATTGCAACCGTTTTAACTGTATTAGAAAAAAAAGGTTTTGTTTCGCATCGTAAAATTGGAAATTCTAAACTATTTACAGCTACAATCAGCAAATCTGAGTATACCAAATTCCAGGTCACCTCTCTATTGGGAAACTACTTTGGCGGATCGTTCCCTAAATTGGCTAGCTTTTTTGCTAAAGAAAACGATATGGACATTTCCGATTTGGAAAAAGTTCTGAAAGAAGCCGAGAAGGAAATGAAGAAAGATCAAGAAAAAAATTAA